GACGTCGGTGGGAGTGGATAGGGTCGAGGCATGGCCCAGGAGCAGAAGCAGCCGCGCAGGTCCTCGCAGGAGGAGACCGCGACCGAGGAGGTCGTGGAGACCGACGTCGCCGAGCGCAAGGAGATGATCGACGAGGACGTGGACGCGATCCTCGAC
Above is a genomic segment from Nocardioides okcheonensis containing:
- a CDS encoding ubiquitin-like protein Pup → MAQEQKQPRRSSQEETATEEVVETDVAERKEMIDEDVDAILDEIDEVLETNAEDFVKSFIQKGGQ